A genomic window from Punica granatum isolate Tunisia-2019 chromosome 2, ASM765513v2, whole genome shotgun sequence includes:
- the LOC116196600 gene encoding uncharacterized protein LOC116196600 isoform X2: protein MIFTLTTSSAFWEDFTCLDVSQCTLNKSIVQVASNYVVSGKSGVLSLFLVLGTKASLWSRKHFKMTIMSMEDSHEEEHSKVFYQLLLDVLNFSAASFSAPTDSYAFEENNLVGIVENSILEQLALMKDLLEHITRLESYGSEVLKVSQLVIDSIIRFCGEQCQAKSWDSFSKNPDKEGIMDCEGTISVNPIINIRKYAIQRLCELGTVAAKGGHLVSILNTSWKGVVTLLQQDNGSLEAVLDVSDIILKLISLANHSLRSAAESWSSSLKEPISVAVARRTFVPVKFYLVNAVKISSFCPTQAFLVHREIILCVMMISSFRVSLSTETNLKIASEVSSELLEQMSMSLLYSILNPDEVEEQMKFEIMDRLFTSEGCHSSSQEDPCGHNIMQMEKIFSLTCDSISCTKTLILGRVLLFMCLLRSSIDAEENVKIVITRKLGWLFNMLIDEEVYACILSMQIPLSHGTKQKTQFVWEPMFLSLLESLKTFMIAASSSLAWGELVSFLLDNIFHPHLLCWEIVMELLCFLMRYAEKNVASSLIDKLCSCFKSVACLGSILDPNSAVRKIARSISMLVKCGAQPVADRVHSSLIGGDRSQLSSVMLVALLMEGFSLQLLSDNFREIVRKRIITDYCGFIETFHGKLLGACGSSLFGAPVFALSASLPSLQVNESGIDKKTLQFLFAILGTLSESSDTRVSYNCHRLLAETLGIFSHMNGLYKSNEMEAIILQLHKLFISKAASDTQQQRSKAELALFMAGFGHMDMSETEECKKGSAVCGLYHMLLRERHWALIHLAIASFGYFAARSSCNQLWRFVPDNAALSYDILGGYEVSEERFMCEFKAFLEKERALPELAPSSEQILLLQEEAALLKEAVRKKIQTLETEEMDCEVVEIDHEQLSSKRRKMPDGISKGVELLQSGLKVIGEGLSQWQKTQPNSLDLHDKLLTHFSCLEDAITNLASIAGSGSN from the exons ATGATCTTTACCTTAACAACAAGCTCGGCATTTTGGGAGGATTTCACTTGTTTGGATGTAAGCCAGTGCACGTTAAACAAATCTATTGTGCAGGTGGCTTCTAACTATGTGGTGTCTGGGAAATCTGGTGTTCTTTCACTGTTCCTGGTCCTTGGAACCAAG GCAAGCCTTTGGTCTAGAAAGCATTTCAAGATGACAATTATGTCTATGGAAGATTCGCACGAAGAAGAACATTCCAAAGTCTTTTATCAG CTGCTTCTGGATGTGCTGAATTTCTCTGCTGCAAGCTTTTCTGCTCCCACTGATTCCTATGCCTTCgaagaaaataatttggtGGGCATTGTCGAGAACTCCATCCTAGAACAACTGGCTTTGATGAAAGACTTACTGGAACATATCACG AGACTAGAATCCTATGGTTCTGAAGTACTAAAGGTTTCTCAGTTGGTGATTGATTCTATTATAAGATTCTGTGGAGAGCAATGCCAAGCTAAAAGCTGGGATAGCTTTTCAAAAAATCCTGACAAAGAAGGGATCATGGATTGTGAAGGAACTATTAGTGTGAATCCTATCATCAACATAAGGAAATATGCCATTCAGAGGTTATGTGAATTGGGGACTGTTGCAGCTAAAGGTGGACATCTTGTAAGCATCCTTAACACCTCATGGAAGGGGGTTGTTACGCTTCTTCAACAAGACAATGGATCACTTGAAGCTGTGCTTGATGTGTCAGATATCatcctaaaattaatttcactGGCTAATCATTCTCTCAGAAGTGCAGCTGAGTCTTGGTCATCCTCATTAAAAGAACCTATTTCTGTAGCAGTAGCTAGAAGAACATTCGTCCCTGTCAAGTTTTACCTGGTTAATGCTGTGAAGATATCTTCCTTTTGTCCTACTCAAGCATTTCTTGTGCATAGGGAGATAATCCTATGTGTTATGATGATCTCATCCTTCAGAGTTTCATTGAGCACAGAAACGAATCTTAAGATTGCGAGTGAAGTGTCATCAGAACTTTTGGAGCAAATGTCCATGAGCTTACTTTATTCTATACTAAATCCAGATGAAGTGGAAGAGCAGATGAAGTTCGAAATTATGGACCGTTTGTTCACAAGTGAAGGTTGCCACAGTTCTTCTCAAGAAGACCCATGTGGACATAATATAAtgcaaatggagaaaatctttTCACTTACCTGTGATTCTATTTCTTGTACAAAGACACTAATACTAGGCAGGGTTCTCTTATTCATGTGCCTTCTGAGATCTTCTATTGATGCTGAGGAGAATGTGAAGATCGTGATTACCCGAAAGCTCGGATGGCTTTTTAACATGCTTATTGATGAAGAAGTGTATGCTTGCATCCTTTCCATGCAAATTCCTCTTTCGCATGGAACCAAACAGAAAACTCAGTTCGTCTGGGAACCGatgtttctctctcttttggaATCACTGAAGACCTTCATGATTGCAGCTTCCTCTAGTCTTGCCTGGGGAGAACTTGTGTCGTTCTTGCTCGATAATATCTTCCATCCTCACCTCCTTTGCTGGGAGATTGTAATGGAACTCTTGTGCTTCTTGATGCGGTATGCTGAGAAAAATGTGGCCAGCAGCCTTATTGATAAACTCTGCTCTTGTTTTAAATCAGTGGCTTGCTTGGGATCAATTCTTGATCCTAATTCAGCTGTGAGGAAAATTGCGAGATCCATATCCATGCTAGTTAAATGTGGTGCTCAACCTGTGGCAGATCGAGTACATAGTTCTCTTATTGGTGGAGATAGATCACAGCTGTCTTCAGTTATGCTCGTTGCTTTGCTCATGGAAGGCTTCTCATTGCAATTGCTGTCAGATAACTTCAGGGAGATTGTTAGAAAGAGAATAATCACCGACTACTGTGGTTTCATAGAGACTTTTCATGGCAAATTATTGGGAGCTTGCGGTTCTAGTCTGTTTGGGGCTCCAGTGTTTGCTCTGTCTGCCTCTCTACCATCACT TCAGGTCAATGAATCTGGTATTGACAAGAAGACCCTGCAGTTCTTATTTGCTATTCTAGGCACCCTCTCCGAGTCCTCAGACACGAGAGTATCATACAATTGTCATAGGCTCTTGGCAGAGACGTTAGGGATCTTCTCTCACATGAACGGCCTTTACAAATCGAATGAAATGGAAGCTATCATCTTACAACTTCACAAACTATTCATCTCCAAGGCAGCTTCTGATACCCAACAACAAAGGTCCAAGGCTGAGCTAGCCCTTTTCATGGCAGGATTCGGCCACATGGATATGTCTGAGACAGAGGAATGCAAAAAGGGCTCTGCTGTGTGCGGTCTGTATCATATGCTGTTGAGAGAACGCCACTGGGCTCTCATACATTTGGCCATAGCATCATTCGGGTATTTTGCTGCACGGAGTTCATGCAATCAGCTGTGGAGATTTGTGCCTGATAATGCGGCACTGTCTTATGATATACTAGGTGGATACGAGGTCAGCGAGGAAAGGTTTATGTGCGAATTCAAGGCATTTCTTGAGAAAGAAAGAGCGCTACCTGAGCTTGCGCCAAGCTCCGAGCAAATTCTGCTGCTTCAGGAAGAAGCTGCGTTGCTTAAAGAAGCTGTCAGGAAGAAGATTCAAACTTTGGAGACTGAGGAAATGGACTGTGAGGTCGTGGAAATTGATCATGAACAGCTCTCAAGCAAGAGGAGAAAGATGCCTGATGGAATCAGCAAGGGAGTCGAGCTGCTGCAGAGTGGTTTGAAGGTCATCGGCGAAGGCCTTTCCCAGTGGCAGAAAACTCAGCCCAATTCCTTGGACCTTCACGATAAGCTTCTGACCCATTTTTCTTGCCTGGAAGATGCGATAACTAATTTAGCTAGCATCGCTGGTAGTGGGAGCAACTGA
- the LOC116196600 gene encoding uncharacterized protein LOC116196600 isoform X3 yields the protein MTIMSMEDSHEEEHSKVFYQLLLDVLNFSAASFSAPTDSYAFEENNLVGIVENSILEQLALMKDLLEHITRLESYGSEVLKVSQLVIDSIIRFCGEQCQAKSWDSFSKNPDKEGIMDCEGTISVNPIINIRKYAIQRLCELGTVAAKGGHLVSILNTSWKGVVTLLQQDNGSLEAVLDVSDIILKLISLANHSLRSAAESWSSSLKEPISVAVARRTFVPVKFYLVNAVKISSFCPTQAFLVHREIILCVMMISSFRVSLSTETNLKIASEVSSELLEQMSMSLLYSILNPDEVEEQMKFEIMDRLFTSEGCHSSSQEDPCGHNIMQMEKIFSLTCDSISCTKTLILGRVLLFMCLLRSSIDAEENVKIVITRKLGWLFNMLIDEEVYACILSMQIPLSHGTKQKTQFVWEPMFLSLLESLKTFMIAASSSLAWGELVSFLLDNIFHPHLLCWEIVMELLCFLMRYAEKNVASSLIDKLCSCFKSVACLGSILDPNSAVRKIARSISMLVKCGAQPVADRVHSSLIGGDRSQLSSVMLVALLMEGFSLQLLSDNFREIVRKRIITDYCGFIETFHGKLLGACGSSLFGAPVFALSASLPSLQVNESGIDKKTLQFLFAILGTLSESSDTRVSYNCHRLLAETLGIFSHMNGLYKSNEMEAIILQLHKLFISKAASDTQQQRSKAELALFMAGFGHMDMSETEECKKGSAVCGLYHMLLRERHWALIHLAIASFGYFAARSSCNQLWRFVPDNAALSYDILGGYEVSEERFMCEFKAFLEKERALPELAPSSEQILLLQEEAALLKEAVRKKIQTLETEEMDCEVVEIDHEQLSSKRRKMPDGISKGVELLQSGLKVIGEGLSQWQKTQPNSLDLHDKLLTHFSCLEDAITNLASIAGSGSN from the exons ATGACAATTATGTCTATGGAAGATTCGCACGAAGAAGAACATTCCAAAGTCTTTTATCAG CTGCTTCTGGATGTGCTGAATTTCTCTGCTGCAAGCTTTTCTGCTCCCACTGATTCCTATGCCTTCgaagaaaataatttggtGGGCATTGTCGAGAACTCCATCCTAGAACAACTGGCTTTGATGAAAGACTTACTGGAACATATCACG AGACTAGAATCCTATGGTTCTGAAGTACTAAAGGTTTCTCAGTTGGTGATTGATTCTATTATAAGATTCTGTGGAGAGCAATGCCAAGCTAAAAGCTGGGATAGCTTTTCAAAAAATCCTGACAAAGAAGGGATCATGGATTGTGAAGGAACTATTAGTGTGAATCCTATCATCAACATAAGGAAATATGCCATTCAGAGGTTATGTGAATTGGGGACTGTTGCAGCTAAAGGTGGACATCTTGTAAGCATCCTTAACACCTCATGGAAGGGGGTTGTTACGCTTCTTCAACAAGACAATGGATCACTTGAAGCTGTGCTTGATGTGTCAGATATCatcctaaaattaatttcactGGCTAATCATTCTCTCAGAAGTGCAGCTGAGTCTTGGTCATCCTCATTAAAAGAACCTATTTCTGTAGCAGTAGCTAGAAGAACATTCGTCCCTGTCAAGTTTTACCTGGTTAATGCTGTGAAGATATCTTCCTTTTGTCCTACTCAAGCATTTCTTGTGCATAGGGAGATAATCCTATGTGTTATGATGATCTCATCCTTCAGAGTTTCATTGAGCACAGAAACGAATCTTAAGATTGCGAGTGAAGTGTCATCAGAACTTTTGGAGCAAATGTCCATGAGCTTACTTTATTCTATACTAAATCCAGATGAAGTGGAAGAGCAGATGAAGTTCGAAATTATGGACCGTTTGTTCACAAGTGAAGGTTGCCACAGTTCTTCTCAAGAAGACCCATGTGGACATAATATAAtgcaaatggagaaaatctttTCACTTACCTGTGATTCTATTTCTTGTACAAAGACACTAATACTAGGCAGGGTTCTCTTATTCATGTGCCTTCTGAGATCTTCTATTGATGCTGAGGAGAATGTGAAGATCGTGATTACCCGAAAGCTCGGATGGCTTTTTAACATGCTTATTGATGAAGAAGTGTATGCTTGCATCCTTTCCATGCAAATTCCTCTTTCGCATGGAACCAAACAGAAAACTCAGTTCGTCTGGGAACCGatgtttctctctcttttggaATCACTGAAGACCTTCATGATTGCAGCTTCCTCTAGTCTTGCCTGGGGAGAACTTGTGTCGTTCTTGCTCGATAATATCTTCCATCCTCACCTCCTTTGCTGGGAGATTGTAATGGAACTCTTGTGCTTCTTGATGCGGTATGCTGAGAAAAATGTGGCCAGCAGCCTTATTGATAAACTCTGCTCTTGTTTTAAATCAGTGGCTTGCTTGGGATCAATTCTTGATCCTAATTCAGCTGTGAGGAAAATTGCGAGATCCATATCCATGCTAGTTAAATGTGGTGCTCAACCTGTGGCAGATCGAGTACATAGTTCTCTTATTGGTGGAGATAGATCACAGCTGTCTTCAGTTATGCTCGTTGCTTTGCTCATGGAAGGCTTCTCATTGCAATTGCTGTCAGATAACTTCAGGGAGATTGTTAGAAAGAGAATAATCACCGACTACTGTGGTTTCATAGAGACTTTTCATGGCAAATTATTGGGAGCTTGCGGTTCTAGTCTGTTTGGGGCTCCAGTGTTTGCTCTGTCTGCCTCTCTACCATCACT TCAGGTCAATGAATCTGGTATTGACAAGAAGACCCTGCAGTTCTTATTTGCTATTCTAGGCACCCTCTCCGAGTCCTCAGACACGAGAGTATCATACAATTGTCATAGGCTCTTGGCAGAGACGTTAGGGATCTTCTCTCACATGAACGGCCTTTACAAATCGAATGAAATGGAAGCTATCATCTTACAACTTCACAAACTATTCATCTCCAAGGCAGCTTCTGATACCCAACAACAAAGGTCCAAGGCTGAGCTAGCCCTTTTCATGGCAGGATTCGGCCACATGGATATGTCTGAGACAGAGGAATGCAAAAAGGGCTCTGCTGTGTGCGGTCTGTATCATATGCTGTTGAGAGAACGCCACTGGGCTCTCATACATTTGGCCATAGCATCATTCGGGTATTTTGCTGCACGGAGTTCATGCAATCAGCTGTGGAGATTTGTGCCTGATAATGCGGCACTGTCTTATGATATACTAGGTGGATACGAGGTCAGCGAGGAAAGGTTTATGTGCGAATTCAAGGCATTTCTTGAGAAAGAAAGAGCGCTACCTGAGCTTGCGCCAAGCTCCGAGCAAATTCTGCTGCTTCAGGAAGAAGCTGCGTTGCTTAAAGAAGCTGTCAGGAAGAAGATTCAAACTTTGGAGACTGAGGAAATGGACTGTGAGGTCGTGGAAATTGATCATGAACAGCTCTCAAGCAAGAGGAGAAAGATGCCTGATGGAATCAGCAAGGGAGTCGAGCTGCTGCAGAGTGGTTTGAAGGTCATCGGCGAAGGCCTTTCCCAGTGGCAGAAAACTCAGCCCAATTCCTTGGACCTTCACGATAAGCTTCTGACCCATTTTTCTTGCCTGGAAGATGCGATAACTAATTTAGCTAGCATCGCTGGTAGTGGGAGCAACTGA
- the LOC116196600 gene encoding uncharacterized protein LOC116196600 isoform X1 has product MAGEASSNEVLRRAVEAIKSSDVVESRTELISGLGDLVISKKCDICFLFENLIAFWEDFTCLDVSQCTLNKSIVQVASNYVVSGKSGVLSLFLVLGTKASLWSRKHFKMTIMSMEDSHEEEHSKVFYQLLLDVLNFSAASFSAPTDSYAFEENNLVGIVENSILEQLALMKDLLEHITRLESYGSEVLKVSQLVIDSIIRFCGEQCQAKSWDSFSKNPDKEGIMDCEGTISVNPIINIRKYAIQRLCELGTVAAKGGHLVSILNTSWKGVVTLLQQDNGSLEAVLDVSDIILKLISLANHSLRSAAESWSSSLKEPISVAVARRTFVPVKFYLVNAVKISSFCPTQAFLVHREIILCVMMISSFRVSLSTETNLKIASEVSSELLEQMSMSLLYSILNPDEVEEQMKFEIMDRLFTSEGCHSSSQEDPCGHNIMQMEKIFSLTCDSISCTKTLILGRVLLFMCLLRSSIDAEENVKIVITRKLGWLFNMLIDEEVYACILSMQIPLSHGTKQKTQFVWEPMFLSLLESLKTFMIAASSSLAWGELVSFLLDNIFHPHLLCWEIVMELLCFLMRYAEKNVASSLIDKLCSCFKSVACLGSILDPNSAVRKIARSISMLVKCGAQPVADRVHSSLIGGDRSQLSSVMLVALLMEGFSLQLLSDNFREIVRKRIITDYCGFIETFHGKLLGACGSSLFGAPVFALSASLPSLQVNESGIDKKTLQFLFAILGTLSESSDTRVSYNCHRLLAETLGIFSHMNGLYKSNEMEAIILQLHKLFISKAASDTQQQRSKAELALFMAGFGHMDMSETEECKKGSAVCGLYHMLLRERHWALIHLAIASFGYFAARSSCNQLWRFVPDNAALSYDILGGYEVSEERFMCEFKAFLEKERALPELAPSSEQILLLQEEAALLKEAVRKKIQTLETEEMDCEVVEIDHEQLSSKRRKMPDGISKGVELLQSGLKVIGEGLSQWQKTQPNSLDLHDKLLTHFSCLEDAITNLASIAGSGSN; this is encoded by the exons GCATTTTGGGAGGATTTCACTTGTTTGGATGTAAGCCAGTGCACGTTAAACAAATCTATTGTGCAGGTGGCTTCTAACTATGTGGTGTCTGGGAAATCTGGTGTTCTTTCACTGTTCCTGGTCCTTGGAACCAAG GCAAGCCTTTGGTCTAGAAAGCATTTCAAGATGACAATTATGTCTATGGAAGATTCGCACGAAGAAGAACATTCCAAAGTCTTTTATCAG CTGCTTCTGGATGTGCTGAATTTCTCTGCTGCAAGCTTTTCTGCTCCCACTGATTCCTATGCCTTCgaagaaaataatttggtGGGCATTGTCGAGAACTCCATCCTAGAACAACTGGCTTTGATGAAAGACTTACTGGAACATATCACG AGACTAGAATCCTATGGTTCTGAAGTACTAAAGGTTTCTCAGTTGGTGATTGATTCTATTATAAGATTCTGTGGAGAGCAATGCCAAGCTAAAAGCTGGGATAGCTTTTCAAAAAATCCTGACAAAGAAGGGATCATGGATTGTGAAGGAACTATTAGTGTGAATCCTATCATCAACATAAGGAAATATGCCATTCAGAGGTTATGTGAATTGGGGACTGTTGCAGCTAAAGGTGGACATCTTGTAAGCATCCTTAACACCTCATGGAAGGGGGTTGTTACGCTTCTTCAACAAGACAATGGATCACTTGAAGCTGTGCTTGATGTGTCAGATATCatcctaaaattaatttcactGGCTAATCATTCTCTCAGAAGTGCAGCTGAGTCTTGGTCATCCTCATTAAAAGAACCTATTTCTGTAGCAGTAGCTAGAAGAACATTCGTCCCTGTCAAGTTTTACCTGGTTAATGCTGTGAAGATATCTTCCTTTTGTCCTACTCAAGCATTTCTTGTGCATAGGGAGATAATCCTATGTGTTATGATGATCTCATCCTTCAGAGTTTCATTGAGCACAGAAACGAATCTTAAGATTGCGAGTGAAGTGTCATCAGAACTTTTGGAGCAAATGTCCATGAGCTTACTTTATTCTATACTAAATCCAGATGAAGTGGAAGAGCAGATGAAGTTCGAAATTATGGACCGTTTGTTCACAAGTGAAGGTTGCCACAGTTCTTCTCAAGAAGACCCATGTGGACATAATATAAtgcaaatggagaaaatctttTCACTTACCTGTGATTCTATTTCTTGTACAAAGACACTAATACTAGGCAGGGTTCTCTTATTCATGTGCCTTCTGAGATCTTCTATTGATGCTGAGGAGAATGTGAAGATCGTGATTACCCGAAAGCTCGGATGGCTTTTTAACATGCTTATTGATGAAGAAGTGTATGCTTGCATCCTTTCCATGCAAATTCCTCTTTCGCATGGAACCAAACAGAAAACTCAGTTCGTCTGGGAACCGatgtttctctctcttttggaATCACTGAAGACCTTCATGATTGCAGCTTCCTCTAGTCTTGCCTGGGGAGAACTTGTGTCGTTCTTGCTCGATAATATCTTCCATCCTCACCTCCTTTGCTGGGAGATTGTAATGGAACTCTTGTGCTTCTTGATGCGGTATGCTGAGAAAAATGTGGCCAGCAGCCTTATTGATAAACTCTGCTCTTGTTTTAAATCAGTGGCTTGCTTGGGATCAATTCTTGATCCTAATTCAGCTGTGAGGAAAATTGCGAGATCCATATCCATGCTAGTTAAATGTGGTGCTCAACCTGTGGCAGATCGAGTACATAGTTCTCTTATTGGTGGAGATAGATCACAGCTGTCTTCAGTTATGCTCGTTGCTTTGCTCATGGAAGGCTTCTCATTGCAATTGCTGTCAGATAACTTCAGGGAGATTGTTAGAAAGAGAATAATCACCGACTACTGTGGTTTCATAGAGACTTTTCATGGCAAATTATTGGGAGCTTGCGGTTCTAGTCTGTTTGGGGCTCCAGTGTTTGCTCTGTCTGCCTCTCTACCATCACT TCAGGTCAATGAATCTGGTATTGACAAGAAGACCCTGCAGTTCTTATTTGCTATTCTAGGCACCCTCTCCGAGTCCTCAGACACGAGAGTATCATACAATTGTCATAGGCTCTTGGCAGAGACGTTAGGGATCTTCTCTCACATGAACGGCCTTTACAAATCGAATGAAATGGAAGCTATCATCTTACAACTTCACAAACTATTCATCTCCAAGGCAGCTTCTGATACCCAACAACAAAGGTCCAAGGCTGAGCTAGCCCTTTTCATGGCAGGATTCGGCCACATGGATATGTCTGAGACAGAGGAATGCAAAAAGGGCTCTGCTGTGTGCGGTCTGTATCATATGCTGTTGAGAGAACGCCACTGGGCTCTCATACATTTGGCCATAGCATCATTCGGGTATTTTGCTGCACGGAGTTCATGCAATCAGCTGTGGAGATTTGTGCCTGATAATGCGGCACTGTCTTATGATATACTAGGTGGATACGAGGTCAGCGAGGAAAGGTTTATGTGCGAATTCAAGGCATTTCTTGAGAAAGAAAGAGCGCTACCTGAGCTTGCGCCAAGCTCCGAGCAAATTCTGCTGCTTCAGGAAGAAGCTGCGTTGCTTAAAGAAGCTGTCAGGAAGAAGATTCAAACTTTGGAGACTGAGGAAATGGACTGTGAGGTCGTGGAAATTGATCATGAACAGCTCTCAAGCAAGAGGAGAAAGATGCCTGATGGAATCAGCAAGGGAGTCGAGCTGCTGCAGAGTGGTTTGAAGGTCATCGGCGAAGGCCTTTCCCAGTGGCAGAAAACTCAGCCCAATTCCTTGGACCTTCACGATAAGCTTCTGACCCATTTTTCTTGCCTGGAAGATGCGATAACTAATTTAGCTAGCATCGCTGGTAGTGGGAGCAACTGA